From the Bacteroidota bacterium genome, one window contains:
- a CDS encoding 3'-5' exonuclease yields the protein MELKLKNPLIFFDLETTGIDIINDRIVELSYLKVFPDGHKVEKTYLINPTIPIPPKTTQIHGITDEDVKDKPTFAQIANNIAKDFEGCDLAGYNSNRFDIPLLAEEFIRAEVDIDLKKHKFVDVQVIFHKMEQRTLSAAYQFYCDKVLENAHTAEADTNATYEILKAQLDRYNDKIENDIDKLSEFSAQTNNADFAGRIIYDEAGNEIFNFGKHKGKAVVDIFKKEPSYYSWMMNGNFPLYTKRVITAIKIREFNKK from the coding sequence ATGGAACTTAAGTTAAAAAACCCGTTGATATTTTTTGACCTGGAAACAACCGGCATCGATATCATTAATGACAGAATTGTAGAATTATCTTATTTAAAAGTCTTTCCCGACGGACATAAAGTTGAAAAGACCTATCTTATTAATCCCACAATCCCCATACCACCCAAAACCACCCAAATTCACGGGATCACCGATGAAGATGTCAAGGACAAACCTACTTTTGCCCAGATTGCCAACAACATCGCCAAGGATTTTGAAGGTTGCGACTTGGCAGGGTATAATTCCAACCGGTTTGATATTCCCCTGCTGGCTGAAGAATTTATCAGGGCAGAAGTGGACATTGATCTGAAAAAACATAAATTTGTTGATGTGCAGGTCATTTTTCATAAAATGGAACAACGTACCCTTAGTGCTGCTTACCAGTTTTATTGCGATAAAGTTCTTGAAAATGCACATACCGCTGAAGCCGATACCAACGCCACTTATGAAATTCTTAAAGCACAGCTCGACCGTTACAACGATAAAATAGAAAACGACATAGATAAACTTTCCGAATTTTCTGCTCAAACAAACAATGCTGATTTTGCAGGAAGGATTATTTATGATGAAGCAGGAAATGAAATTTTCAATTTCGGCAAACATAAAGGGAAAGCGGTTGTTGATATTTTCAAAAAAGAACCCAGCTACTATTCCTGGATGATGAACGGCAATTTCCCTTTATATACGAAAAGAGTTATTACGGCCATCAAAATCAGGGAGTTCAATAAAAAATAA